The nucleotide sequence ATCGAGCGCATCCGCACTCCGCACCAGCGCGACGTGCGCCGACGGACGCGACGCCGCCTTGGCGATCGCGCTTCGCAGCGCCGACGCGCGGGAGCCGACCAGCTCGTCCGCGCCGTCGATCACCGCCTGCGGCGTATAGACGCCGTTCTTCCCCATCGCCTCGGCGTACGCGCCCTGCCGCTCGGCGTACGCCGCATTCGAGAACGGATCCTTCCAGCCGAGCTGGTTCCAGTAGTCGACGTGCAGCTCCAGGGCGAGGACCTGCGCGCCCGGCACCGGCTGCTCGCGATCCAGGGCGGCGAGGGCCGCGTCGGCGTCGGGGCAGCTCGAGCAGCCCTCGCTCGAGAACAGCTCGACGATCACCGGCCTCGGCGCTGGCGAGGCGAAGACCACAGAAGCGAGCAGCGCGGCGAGCGGCATCTAGCACCTCCGGCCAGGGATACGGCCCAGGGGCCGCAACGGTCACAGCGGCCCCCGAAGCGGCCGGACAGGTTGTAAGTTCTACCCGTGGGTCCCCTGCCCGCCAGCCTGCTCGCCCTGCTCCTGCTCTTCGTGCGCGCCCTCCTCTGGGCCGGCGAGGTGGCGCTGAGCCGCGTCTCCCTGGAGCGCGCCAAGGAGCTCTCCACCACCGGCAAGGCCGGGCAGGCGCTCTTCGCCCTCAAGACCATCCCCGAGGACGCGGCCGCCGCCATTCGCATGGGGCTCACCCTGACGCTGGTCTTCGCCGCGGGGCTCGCGGCCTACGCGGGTGCGCACCTGCCCGAGCCGCAGTGGCTGCTGGAGCGCGCGCCGCAGCTCGCGCACGTGATCGGCCCGGGCCTCGGTGGGCTGGGCGTGGCGCTGGTGACCTCGGTCGTGGACCTGGTGAGCCGCGCGCTCGGCGCCGCCTCGGGCGAGCGCTACGCGCTGCGCATCGCGCGGACGGTGCGCGCGGTGAGCAAGCTCGTCTCGCCGTTCTTGCGCTCGGTGGCGGGCGTGCTGGAGCTCGCGCTCGCGCCGTTCGGTGCGAAGGTCACCTTCGCGCCGGCGCCGCTGCCGCTCGAGGAGATCGAGCG is from Deltaproteobacteria bacterium and encodes:
- a CDS encoding DUF1223 domain-containing protein; translation: MPLAALLASVVFASPAPRPVIVELFSSEGCSSCPDADAALAALDREQPVPGAQVLALELHVDYWNQLGWKDPFSNAAYAERQGAYAEAMGKNGVYTPQAVIDGADELVGSRASALRSAIAKAASRPSAHVALVRSADALDVRVDALPAGADANSEVWLAVTERGLATDVPRGENAGRHLAHAPVVRALTQLGALENGAFHANVKATLPTGVKAANARFVVFVQERKSRHILGAAQL